A window of the Methyloprofundus sp. genome harbors these coding sequences:
- a CDS encoding potassium-dependent mechanosensitive channel produces the protein MFFKVLIACSLLILSTGVYCQSDLNIGSHQATVKNSAKDEITLPMPGALISKWWDYFNVDDKTLLQRIHKAKQQYAAQLNSLTKPQQQSAQQYLDRLIKNLLTLNKLALKAKKSPKVSVISAKDSYSIDEWLDISDQLRVQQSEFIDNQNHIDTQISALQEAESQLDIKQLEYAKMTAGSGEKLVFGLRIMFDHSAIAVSAERLKLSKNTLKKQSKRINKLIELNKLASTRLQVSSQYLVQLNVRIVQLQQQLTQKQQALHTKLADSMGIIENSPTSSSQARMHDQEVIKLMIRQNALSLELASLQAKKDLASLLSATDKHRNDDIQKHLQHWQDLMTASREKSLIWYKDSVNELTRIQDEILQQKNANKANINLQKSLAQRQQLTQGSLVELRHLDIRQNTLDALSQEVDKRFLLHSGKLAYLLGWSSSQAEDFLDGMISWAKLPLFSIGSTPVTAAGLARVVLIIAIAGLLSSLLRRSMDRLAERIEANDKGVSVFYTVGRLMHYVILLLGIIIALSSIGLDFSSLTLVAGALSVGIGFGLQSIVNNFVSGLILLFEGTIKVGDFIELDSNVMGTVREINVRNTQVNTPDNVDVIVPNSLLVSGKVTNWTLREENRRIHVPFGVAYGSDKELVKKAVLEAASRVPYTCKPRHRHKNRDAIQCWLVKFGDSSLDFELVVWINREAVRKPPMVYAAYLWEIESSLREYGIEIPFPQRDLHLRSGFEKKPYEPSSLMYK, from the coding sequence ATGTTTTTTAAGGTTTTAATAGCGTGCTCCCTTTTGATTCTATCGACTGGCGTATATTGCCAGTCTGATTTGAATATCGGCTCTCACCAAGCCACGGTAAAAAATAGTGCTAAGGATGAAATTACATTACCCATGCCTGGTGCCCTGATTTCAAAATGGTGGGATTATTTCAATGTTGATGATAAGACATTATTGCAGCGTATACACAAAGCTAAACAGCAATATGCTGCGCAGTTAAATTCTTTGACAAAACCGCAACAGCAGTCTGCTCAGCAATATCTTGATCGTTTAATTAAAAATTTATTAACTTTGAATAAACTGGCGTTAAAGGCTAAAAAAAGTCCTAAGGTCAGCGTTATTTCAGCTAAAGACAGCTATTCAATTGATGAATGGCTGGACATTAGCGATCAATTGCGTGTGCAACAATCCGAATTTATAGATAACCAGAATCACATTGACACGCAAATAAGTGCCTTGCAAGAAGCCGAAAGTCAGCTAGACATCAAGCAACTTGAGTATGCCAAAATGACGGCAGGTAGTGGTGAAAAACTCGTATTTGGGCTACGTATTATGTTTGACCACTCTGCTATTGCCGTTAGCGCAGAGCGTCTTAAATTAAGCAAAAACACTTTAAAAAAACAAAGCAAACGTATCAATAAACTGATTGAATTGAACAAGTTGGCGAGTACAAGACTACAGGTAAGTTCACAATATTTAGTGCAATTAAATGTTCGTATTGTACAACTGCAACAGCAACTGACACAGAAACAGCAAGCTTTGCATACAAAGCTTGCTGACTCGATGGGTATCATTGAAAATTCCCCGACATCGAGTAGTCAGGCCAGAATGCATGATCAGGAAGTGATAAAACTTATGATCAGGCAGAATGCTTTAAGCCTTGAACTTGCTTCTCTGCAAGCAAAAAAAGACCTAGCTTCTCTTTTGAGCGCAACAGACAAACATCGCAATGATGATATTCAAAAGCACTTACAACACTGGCAGGATCTGATGACAGCCAGTCGAGAGAAATCGCTTATTTGGTATAAAGATTCCGTCAATGAATTAACGCGTATTCAGGATGAAATATTGCAACAAAAAAATGCCAATAAAGCCAATATTAACTTGCAAAAATCACTCGCTCAACGCCAGCAGCTAACTCAAGGCAGTCTGGTTGAATTAAGGCATTTAGATATCAGGCAAAATACCCTAGATGCGCTCAGCCAGGAAGTGGATAAGCGCTTTCTTTTACACTCTGGTAAGCTAGCCTATTTACTCGGTTGGAGTAGCTCGCAAGCAGAAGATTTTCTGGATGGAATGATTTCCTGGGCTAAATTACCTTTGTTTAGTATTGGATCAACGCCGGTCACGGCGGCTGGATTGGCACGAGTGGTATTAATCATTGCCATCGCTGGGTTACTTTCCTCGCTATTGCGCCGCAGCATGGACAGATTAGCGGAAAGAATTGAGGCCAATGATAAAGGTGTATCGGTATTTTATACCGTCGGTCGTTTAATGCATTATGTCATTTTACTATTAGGCATAATCATTGCGCTGTCTTCGATCGGTCTGGATTTCAGTAGCCTGACTCTGGTCGCAGGTGCATTGAGTGTGGGGATTGGTTTTGGCCTGCAATCCATCGTTAATAATTTTGTTTCAGGACTTATTTTGCTGTTTGAAGGGACAATCAAAGTAGGTGATTTTATTGAACTTGATTCCAATGTCATGGGCACAGTACGGGAAATTAATGTGCGCAACACTCAGGTCAATACGCCTGATAATGTTGATGTCATTGTTCCCAATTCGCTGCTGGTCAGCGGTAAAGTCACCAACTGGACGCTGCGTGAAGAGAATAGACGTATACATGTTCCCTTTGGCGTGGCTTATGGCTCGGATAAGGAATTAGTAAAAAAAGCCGTTTTAGAGGCTGCTTCCCGTGTTCCTTATACTTGTAAACCCAGGCACAGACATAAAAATAGAGATGCTATACAGTGCTGGCTGGTAAAATTTGGTGATAGCAGTCTGGATTTTGAATTAGTGGTCTGGATTAACAGGGAGGCGGTCAGAAAACCA
- a CDS encoding phosphate transport system substrate-binding protein, whose amino-acid sequence MKIPYDRLIFKPASSLLLIGLSIISFASTPNAAKASEQALPDAGHLVFSGSVALSNLMTYWTQAFAEQNPSITVTIADPGSITGIDTLINGTADMVLTSTNISDKQKQAFEQRYGYPPRIIPVAKDALAVYINALNPLKDISFQELDAVYSETLRCGMPKPIRTWAELGIKGALAKRWIAVYGLTVETGATDLFRQTALCGGDFNQYFQALAGPAAVQDALISDISGIGFSSSTMRSAGMRALAVAPNKNAAAILPVADTIRSSAYPLSRTLAIVVNYPIAKPFTPVMQAFIDFVLSVEGQSVVDNAGYVSLP is encoded by the coding sequence ATGAAAATACCTTATGACAGATTGATCTTTAAACCTGCCAGCAGCCTATTGCTAATAGGCTTAAGCATCATAAGTTTTGCTAGTACGCCTAATGCCGCCAAAGCATCTGAACAAGCACTGCCGGATGCAGGACATCTCGTTTTTAGCGGCTCTGTCGCATTAAGTAATCTTATGACTTACTGGACACAAGCCTTTGCCGAGCAAAATCCCTCCATTACTGTCACCATAGCTGATCCAGGCAGCATCACAGGTATTGATACCCTGATTAATGGAACGGCTGATATGGTTCTGACCAGTACAAATATAAGCGATAAGCAGAAACAGGCATTTGAGCAACGCTATGGCTATCCGCCGCGTATTATTCCCGTCGCTAAGGATGCTCTCGCGGTGTATATTAATGCTTTAAATCCTTTAAAAGACATTAGTTTTCAAGAACTGGATGCGGTGTACTCCGAAACTTTGCGTTGTGGTATGCCTAAGCCGATTAGAACATGGGCAGAATTAGGCATAAAAGGCGCATTGGCAAAACGCTGGATAGCTGTTTATGGATTAACGGTTGAAACAGGTGCTACCGATTTATTCAGGCAGACGGCCTTGTGTGGTGGTGATTTTAATCAATATTTTCAAGCGCTGGCAGGGCCTGCAGCCGTTCAGGACGCGCTTATTTCGGATATTTCCGGAATCGGTTTTTCCAGTAGCACCATGCGCTCAGCCGGTATGCGGGCACTTGCTGTTGCTCCGAATAAAAATGCAGCGGCGATCTTGCCGGTAGCTGATACGATTCGTTCCAGTGCGTACCCTTTAAGCCGAACTTTGGCTATTGTCGTTAATTATCCTATTGCTAAGCCGTTCACACCAGTGATGCAGGCTTTTATAGACTTTGTACTTTCTGTAGAAGGACAGAGTGTGGTTGATAATGCAGGCTATGTTTCGTTGCCTTGA